Proteins from a single region of Deltaproteobacteria bacterium CG2_30_66_27:
- a CDS encoding long-chain fatty acid--CoA ligase: MKEILKTHDTFPKLLVRNAEVFGDRKVAMREKEFGIWQEFSWKEYHDHVKYFSLGMVSLGLKTGDKVAIIGDNRPEWVWGEVAAQAAGAVPLGLYQDSTLKEVSYIIDHSDASFVVAEDQEQVDKILDMKEQLPKVRYIIYSDPRGMRGYKQPFLLDFKEVENFGRELEQRDPELFAKNVASAKYEDLAFICYTSGTTGFPKGAMLSFRNFLSMAANLMEVDNKFEKDEFVSFLPLAWIGEQMMCLSSALITGFTVNFPEKPETVQENIREIGPTIMFSPPRIWENMTSTVQVKVMDASALKRRMFHWALPVGYAYADAVFGKEVIPASLRLRYRLAYALVFRALKDRLGLLRIRSASTGGAALGPDVFKFFNAMGVNLKQIYGQTEISGISCIHREGDINFDSVGKPIPETEIRLSDSGEILSRSPSVFIGYYKNSEETEKTLSDGWLHSGDAGYFTEDGHLVVIDRVKDVMHLNDSTRFSPQFIENKLKFSPYIKECVCLGNRRDFIAAMICIDYPNVGKWAEGRRLSYTTYTDLAAKPEVLELLAKEVEKVNATLPEATRVKKFVPLYKELDADDDELTRTRKVRRAFVGERYKHVIEGVYAGEEAIPIDATIKYQDGKTSRIRTTLGVRNL; this comes from the coding sequence GGTCGCGATGCGCGAAAAGGAGTTCGGCATCTGGCAGGAGTTCAGCTGGAAGGAGTACCACGACCACGTCAAATATTTCTCCCTCGGAATGGTCTCCCTCGGCCTGAAGACGGGAGACAAGGTCGCCATCATCGGCGACAACCGTCCCGAGTGGGTTTGGGGCGAGGTGGCGGCGCAGGCGGCGGGCGCGGTCCCGCTGGGGCTGTACCAGGACTCGACGCTCAAGGAGGTGTCGTACATCATCGACCACTCCGACGCCTCGTTCGTCGTCGCCGAGGACCAGGAGCAGGTCGACAAGATCCTCGACATGAAGGAGCAGCTCCCCAAGGTCCGCTACATCATCTACAGCGACCCGCGCGGGATGCGGGGGTACAAGCAGCCGTTCCTGCTCGACTTCAAGGAGGTCGAGAACTTCGGGCGCGAGCTGGAGCAGCGCGACCCGGAGCTCTTCGCGAAGAACGTCGCGTCGGCGAAGTACGAGGACCTCGCGTTCATCTGCTACACCTCCGGCACGACCGGGTTCCCCAAGGGGGCGATGCTGTCGTTCCGCAATTTCCTGAGCATGGCGGCGAACCTGATGGAGGTGGACAACAAGTTCGAAAAGGACGAGTTCGTCTCCTTTCTTCCGCTCGCATGGATCGGCGAGCAGATGATGTGCCTCTCCAGCGCGCTGATCACCGGGTTCACCGTGAACTTCCCCGAGAAGCCGGAAACGGTGCAGGAGAACATCCGGGAGATCGGCCCCACCATCATGTTCTCCCCCCCTCGCATCTGGGAGAACATGACCTCCACGGTCCAGGTGAAGGTGATGGACGCCTCGGCGCTGAAGCGCCGCATGTTCCATTGGGCCCTGCCGGTGGGATACGCCTACGCCGACGCGGTCTTTGGCAAGGAGGTGATTCCCGCCTCGCTGCGTCTCCGGTACCGTCTGGCCTATGCCCTCGTCTTCCGGGCACTGAAAGACCGGCTCGGCCTGCTGCGGATCCGGTCGGCCTCCACCGGCGGCGCGGCGCTGGGCCCCGACGTGTTCAAATTCTTCAACGCGATGGGCGTGAACCTCAAGCAGATCTACGGCCAGACGGAGATCTCCGGCATCTCGTGCATCCACCGCGAGGGCGACATCAACTTCGACTCGGTCGGGAAGCCGATCCCCGAGACCGAGATCCGGCTCTCCGACTCCGGCGAGATCCTGTCGCGCTCCCCGTCCGTCTTCATCGGCTACTACAAGAACTCCGAGGAGACGGAAAAGACGTTGAGCGACGGCTGGCTCCACTCGGGCGACGCGGGCTACTTCACCGAAGACGGCCACCTGGTCGTGATCGATCGCGTGAAAGACGTGATGCACCTGAACGACAGCACCCGGTTCTCGCCGCAGTTCATCGAGAACAAGCTGAAATTCTCCCCCTACATCAAGGAGTGCGTCTGTCTCGGGAACCGGCGCGACTTCATCGCGGCGATGATCTGCATCGACTACCCCAACGTGGGGAAATGGGCGGAGGGCCGCCGGCTCTCCTACACGACCTACACGGACCTCGCGGCGAAGCCCGAGGTGCTCGAACTCCTGGCGAAGGAAGTCGAAAAGGTGAACGCGACCCTGCCCGAGGCGACGCGGGTGAAGAAGTTCGTCCCGCTTTATAAGGAGCTCGACGCGGACGACGACGAGCTGACCCGCACGCGCAAGGTCCGCCGGGCGTTCGTCGGGGAGCGGTACAAGCACGTGATCGAGGGGGTGTACGCCGGCGAAGAGGCCATCCCGATCGACGCGACGATCAAGTACCAGGACGGCAAGACGTCGCGGATCAGGACGACGCTCGGCGTCCGAAACCTTTAG